The Bifidobacteriaceae bacterium sequence TGGCGTGGGGGAGGAGCACCAGCATCTTCACCCCGGCGGGGGCCAGGCTGTACTTGGACGTGGGCTCCCACCCGGAGTACGCGACGCCCGAATGCTCGCGGCTGGACGAGTTACTGGCCGCCGAACGGGCCGGGGACCGGTTGATGGCGGCCTTGGCGGCG is a genomic window containing:
- a CDS encoding proteasome accessory factor PafA2 family protein — its product is MRGVFGLETEYGIAARGLAPEDAARELFRPVVAWGRSTSIFTPAGARLYLDVGSHPEYATPECSRLDELLAAERAGDRLMAALAA